Proteins from one Lepidochelys kempii isolate rLepKem1 chromosome 6, rLepKem1.hap2, whole genome shotgun sequence genomic window:
- the AIP gene encoding AH receptor-interacting protein isoform X2 has product MADQVAQLRADGIAKRLVQEGRGPMPDYRDGTKATFHYRTMLSDGEHHVLDDSRARGKPMELIIGKKFKLPVWETILSTMRDGEQAEFLCDTKHVVLYPLVAKSLRNIAAGKDPLEGQRHCCGIAQMHEHHSLGYPDLDDLQQNPQPLIFAIDMLKVEAPGSYRQDPWAMTDEEKMQAVPLIHEEGNELYHQGKVTEAAAKYYDAIACLKNLQMKEQPGSPDWMQLDLKITPLLLNYCQCKLLCHEYYEVLDHCSSILNKQHQGLFQAGEGACRRLEYGRGPGRLRQGSGAGPVAGPRGGQGAAQHGDTPAPEGQ; this is encoded by the exons ATGGCGGACCAGGTCGCGCAGCTGCGGGCCGACGGGATCGCGAAGCGGCTGGTGCAGGAGGGCCGGGGCCCGATGCCCGACTACCGCGACGGCACCAAG GCCACTTTCCACTACCGCACCATGCTGTCCGACGGGGAGCACCATGTGCTGGATGACAGCCGTGCCCGCGGGAAGCCCATGGAGCTCATTATTGGCAAGAAATTCAAGCTGCCGGTGTGGGAGACCATCCTGAGCACCATGCGGGACGGGGAGCAGGCTGAGTTCCTGTGTGACACCAAG CACGTGGTGCTGTACCCGCTGGTGGCGAAGAGCCTGCGGAACATTGCCGCGGGGAAGGACCCCCTGGAGGGCCAGAGGCACTGCTGCGGCATCGCCCAGATGCATGAGCACCACTCTCTCGGCTACCCTGACCTGGATGACCTGCAGCAGAACCCCCAGCCCCTGATCTTCGCCATCGACATGCTGAAG GTGGAGGCGCCCGGCTCGTATCGGCAGGACCCGTGGGCCATGACGGACGAGGAGAAGATGCAGGCTGTTCCGCTGATCCATGAGGAGGGCAACGAGCTCTATCACCAGGGCAAGGTGACTGAGGCGGCCGCCAAGTACTACGATGCCATCGCCTGCCTGAAGAACCTGCAGATGAAG GAGCAGCCGGGCTCCCCAGACTGGATGCAGCTGGACCTGAAGATCACCCCCTTGCTGCTGAACTACTGCCAGTGCAAGCTGCTGTGCCATGAGTACTACGAGGTGCTGGACCACTGCTCCTCCATCCTCAATAA ACAACATCAAGGCCTATTTCAAGCGGGGGAAGGCGCATGCCGCCGTCTGGAATACGGCCGAGGCCCAGGCCGACTTCGCCAAGGTTCTGGCGCTGGACCCGTCGCTGGCCCCCGTGGTGGCCAAGGAGCTGCGCAGCATGGAGACACGCCTGCGCCAGAAGGACAATGA
- the AIP gene encoding AH receptor-interacting protein isoform X1 → MADQVAQLRADGIAKRLVQEGRGPMPDYRDGTKATFHYRTMLSDGEHHVLDDSRARGKPMELIIGKKFKLPVWETILSTMRDGEQAEFLCDTKHVVLYPLVAKSLRNIAAGKDPLEGQRHCCGIAQMHEHHSLGYPDLDDLQQNPQPLIFAIDMLKVEAPGSYRQDPWAMTDEEKMQAVPLIHEEGNELYHQGKVTEAAAKYYDAIACLKNLQMKEQPGSPDWMQLDLKITPLLLNYCQCKLLCHEYYEVLDHCSSILNKYEDNIKAYFKRGKAHAAVWNTAEAQADFAKVLALDPSLAPVVAKELRSMETRLRQKDNEDKIRFKGIFSQ, encoded by the exons ATGGCGGACCAGGTCGCGCAGCTGCGGGCCGACGGGATCGCGAAGCGGCTGGTGCAGGAGGGCCGGGGCCCGATGCCCGACTACCGCGACGGCACCAAG GCCACTTTCCACTACCGCACCATGCTGTCCGACGGGGAGCACCATGTGCTGGATGACAGCCGTGCCCGCGGGAAGCCCATGGAGCTCATTATTGGCAAGAAATTCAAGCTGCCGGTGTGGGAGACCATCCTGAGCACCATGCGGGACGGGGAGCAGGCTGAGTTCCTGTGTGACACCAAG CACGTGGTGCTGTACCCGCTGGTGGCGAAGAGCCTGCGGAACATTGCCGCGGGGAAGGACCCCCTGGAGGGCCAGAGGCACTGCTGCGGCATCGCCCAGATGCATGAGCACCACTCTCTCGGCTACCCTGACCTGGATGACCTGCAGCAGAACCCCCAGCCCCTGATCTTCGCCATCGACATGCTGAAG GTGGAGGCGCCCGGCTCGTATCGGCAGGACCCGTGGGCCATGACGGACGAGGAGAAGATGCAGGCTGTTCCGCTGATCCATGAGGAGGGCAACGAGCTCTATCACCAGGGCAAGGTGACTGAGGCGGCCGCCAAGTACTACGATGCCATCGCCTGCCTGAAGAACCTGCAGATGAAG GAGCAGCCGGGCTCCCCAGACTGGATGCAGCTGGACCTGAAGATCACCCCCTTGCTGCTGAACTACTGCCAGTGCAAGCTGCTGTGCCATGAGTACTACGAGGTGCTGGACCACTGCTCCTCCATCCTCAATAAGTATGAAG ACAACATCAAGGCCTATTTCAAGCGGGGGAAGGCGCATGCCGCCGTCTGGAATACGGCCGAGGCCCAGGCCGACTTCGCCAAGGTTCTGGCGCTGGACCCGTCGCTGGCCCCCGTGGTGGCCAAGGAGCTGCGCAGCATGGAGACACGCCTGCGCCAGAAGGACAATGAGGACAAGATCCGCTTCAAGGGCATCTTCTCCCAGTAG